In Chiloscyllium plagiosum isolate BGI_BamShark_2017 chromosome 26, ASM401019v2, whole genome shotgun sequence, one genomic interval encodes:
- the LOC122563219 gene encoding suppressor of cytokine signaling 2-like: MICQEKVATPLSSGNSPQDPVDLREGHSDLFRISCTMSHLERTGWYWGALTSIEARQILNQTTEGTFLIRDSSNPEYLLTLSVKTSSGPAHLRIEYNEGKFGFDSVVLAKPKLKNFEDVVDLIQHYVLLSKSTQTAHDQSLTPVTKDTVIHLKLTKPLYIATPSLQHLCRIIINKSTKAIQELPLPTRLKEYLLEYPFHL, encoded by the exons ATGATCTGCCAGGAGAAAGTAGCAACCCCGCTGTCGTCCGGCAATTCGCCTCAGGACCCCGTTGACCTCCGGGAAGGACATTCTGATTTGTTTCGTATCTCCTGCACCATGAGTCATTTGGAGCGTACAG GCTGGTATTGGGGAGCACTTACCTCAATCGAAGCACGACAGATTCTGAATCAAACCACTGAAGGCACATTTCTAATCCGGGATAGCTCCAACCCAGAATATCTTCTGACTCTTTCGGTCAAAACAAGCTCAGGACCTGCACACCTTCGTATTGAGTACAATGAGGGAAAGTTTGGCTTTGATTCAGTGGTTTTGGCAAAACCAAAGCTCAAGAATTTTGAAGACGTGGTTGATCTTATCCAGCATTATGTCTTGTTGTCTAAAAGTACCCAAACTGCACATGACCAGTCACTTACGCCAGTGACTAAAGATACAGTGATTCACCTGAAACTGACTAAGCCCCTGTACATTGCAACGCCTTCATTGCAACATCTATGTAGGATTATAATCAATAAAAGTACTAAGGCAATCCAAGAACTTCCTTTGCCCACTAGATTAAAGGAATATTTATTAGAATATCCCTTCCATTTGTAA